Within the Cryptococcus neoformans var. neoformans B-3501A chromosome 1, whole genome shotgun sequence genome, the region TTTGGGCTTGCAGTGCATGTTGATTCATCGACTATGGCCGTTTGgactctttttcttcatcatttcaTTCTCACGTTTTCCACCATGCTGTATCCTGCTTGACTGCATCATGTATGTATATGTTCTCTATCATCGCCTATGGTTCTGTTTCCAACCACATACTAAAGTCTGGAATTGTGGGAACAATGGCGCAACTTTAATGGGCGATCGAGAGATCTTACAGACAGGTGAATGCATGTTGTGACTGGTGACAGGTAGGAAGTCGCGGGTAGGGTGAGGTACAGTGTTTAAGGATCAAAATAAAGTGTACATAATATCTGCTAATGGCTCATTAGGATGGATCAACCTGTGTCTTGAGCCTCAATCAGAGTTGTTATTTTGTCGTGTTCATCGGTGCTGCTATTGAAAGCTGAGACGTTCCATTCATAGATAATGAAACCTGGAACAATGGCGTTGGGAgtgcgaagaagaagtgaagCTCGGGAGCCGGAAAAAATACGGTTACTCAAAAAACATCCCGTGCGTCTTGGACGACTTGGCTTTTGCTTTGAATCGTCATCATGCATGGATCAATCCACGGCTCTCAACTCGCCCTTATCTTTTGCATGTAGTCTATTATAGACTTTATGAGTACATACAAGCGTGGTACGCATACACACTATACAAGAGACACGAGACAAGCAAATGTGAGCTATAACATATTCACAATGATACTTGCTGAGAAAGCGGCGAGAACTACTCGAGTACACTACAAAAAAGAATAATTAATGGCCCGCAGCATACCGCCGCATAATATGTAGAGCATACAGCATACGATCGAGGATAATGCATGGTGTTTGGCTTAATGCCAAGAGGGAGATCCACAAAACCAAGAACAAGCACTCTGTCTGAATGATCAACCAACCACCGATGGGCGACCGGCAGGTACAGGATACGCGACATAGTTAGCTTATCTTTAATACTGTATGCCGGGCGTAGAACCTAGAACAAAATGACTTTAATTCAGCGTCCGCGTGGGTAAGTCATAGGTACAGtgcaaagagaagaggggtATATATGCCAAGCACATAATCCGGCTATAGTATGCAGCGTTATTGAAATCCATAACTTAATTGCACAACAACTTAGAGTAATAAAAGTACGAATCTGAGAATTTAGaagtgatgagaaagagatCGACGCCCTACGTACGGCTAGTTGAACCGAAGGCGTGATAATCGAAACGTATCTGTTTTCCGGCGGCGGATACTAATCATCGGTCGTTATCAGCAGTGATAGAATGAAAGAGGTAGTTGAATATCTACGTAGTCAGAATGATTTCCGTACATTTGCATTGTTTGGTGAACATGAAGTCTTAAGCCGAAAATTCTCAGTCAATCTCCTCGCTTGAATCTATActaccttcttcatcactgaTCGTAGCATTCTCTCGATTCGCAGTTGTTCCTTCCGCACTGACAGAAGAATCATCCTCCAGGAATATATCCGTCGCTTCAATCATCTTCTGCAATACGTCGATCACATCTTCACTGTCTGGGTCGATATCCCAAGCCAGGAAACGCTTGGCAAGTTCCTCTGCTGCTTTGATTTCCCGTATATTTTCCATTGTCAGAGTCGCATCGAGCAACTTGGATATTTCAAATTTTGAGACGCATTTGCTGATGACTACTGATCAGCGGGGCAACAGCTTTCCACATAATTTACATACGTGACCTCTTGGGCTCTGTCAACAATATTCTTCGGGATCCCGTGTCTGAGCGCACATTCTGCTGCGTTTGAAGTTAAGCTAAGTGAAGGGACAAGCCTATACATTTAATATATATACATGAGTATTTCCCGACTAAGGGCTTTGACAAGAAAATATACGACTTACTTATAAAGATAATGTATGTCATCTGAATCATTCGTCAAAAGCGTCTTCATGTGGCAAAACCGCACTGGTAATCGGTCTTCCGTAATGAAATGGTTGGCAAAAAGTTCGCTGAGTAAGGAAGTAAACATGGTTGAAGAGGTCTTCATCTGTCGGCTCACTGGAAATGGGTCATGACAATTGATCGAGGACAAACCCCTTGCAGAAGATACTCAACTGTACCGGCGAGAAGCCCAGCCCCGTCGGCAGGATGGGTACCTGCAAAATATGGGGACTATAAATCAGTATGCGAGGTTTCGTACATACCTTTACCAAACTCGTCCATTATGATCAAGGAATGTCGGGTTGCACCTCTGAGTGCTTGAGAAACTTGGCCAAGATCTATCATAAAAGCGGAAGCATGCTACTAAGAAGGTCAGACTGGCTATGAAACACCCCCTAAGATGCCTTACTCTTGAAGTCGACTCGCGGGTCTGGAGACGCGTGAATACTACCCAGATTGTTGTCAATACTCATTCTTATGTTGTATGACAAAATGTCTACTTTTGTCGCAAATGCCAATTCTGGCTCCATCGGCCGGTACAAAACTCCCTATCTGCGCCATGAAAGCCATCAAAGCGACCTATAATGCGCGATATCAGCCTCGACCATTTCAAAGTTCATATAAGGCCCACCTGCTTGCCATATGCAGACTTGCCAGAACCATTTGCGCCTGTGATAATCATCTGTCGTTGTGTTAACTCCGATGGTCACAAGTATCATGGTGCGAACCTTACCATGCTGGCCAAACCATTGACCCCTCCAGACGCTATCATGGTATCGTTCTCAATGTACCGAGGAACCAAACTCTCATACAGAATATGTCGTCCCCCCCGAATCTGTAGCACAGGCTCTTCCGTCATGATGGGACGCTTTAGCCCGAAATCTCTTGCTGCTCGAGCCAATGCCAAGATGCTAACAGAAACATAAGCAAAGTCAAATACGATACGAGAAAACCCACCAATCCAACTCCGCTATGGTATCGACAGTCCGCAGAATTGATGTTTCATAGCCCTTAAGGTGCTCTACCAGCCTTTGAATGATTTCAATCTCTTTTCCTAATCGCATTATTAGCAAAAGTTCATactggggaagaaggaatcCCACCGATCATCAATGTGTACAAGTCACCGAAATGGTCATCCAAGTCCTCCATCTCTACCGTCTTATAATAGTACCGATCTTCTGTGTGGAACTACCACAACAGCTATCGTTAATTGCTTATCGCACGAAGCTGTCCGTTACAACACGTACTCGACTTTCCCATCCTGGTATTTCTGGTGGCTCATCTGCATCTGCCTGTATCACTGCGAGGTATCCTAACTGAGGCAAGTAGACAACGTTCACGCTAGAAGATATGCCGGGAGGTACTTGAGAATATATCATTAAAGCTACTTGGTTCTGGAACACCCTGAGGATGAACATTCAATGGATAATGGGAGAGGGCACATACGAGCGTTACATCAAGACCTATGAGGAACGTCAGTCTGATCAAATACATGAGATAGTGACCACCACGCATACCTGCGTATATTTCCCGCCAGCTATCCAGCTCATCGTCAACACCTGGTCGAACAGCAACTCGGCTTTCGAGTCTTGAAGCATCCCAATCAATCTACCTTTTGTTCAGAACAGTGCGTTAGATTTCAAGACCCACTTACGACAGCATTCATATCTTGGCAGAAAATGATAAGATTATCTCTGACGGTTTCTCTGATCTGTTAAGTAAGCTGAGGGATGACGGCCATGACCCACTTTTTCTGCAATTGGCAATGGCACAGGAGTAGCTATACCACACATGAAATTCCTGATTTCGAGTGCAGCTGTCAAAGCCTATTGAAGAACTCACTTCTCAGTAATTTCTCTCCACCGGTATGCCATAAGTTCACGACATCACTCACGTCCACCAAACATTTCCATTCGACATAGCTCCCCCTTCCAGTCTGGAGTTTCGTACAATGTGCAGGCACATTCCTTACACCCTTCATGGTTTTCCTCAAGCTCGTCATAATGGGTGCGTTCTCggcggaagaaaagaattCAACAGCGTCATGCCGGGCAGAGATCTCGGAAAGATCGAGTAATGGGCGAAGATGCCATGTGTGAAGTAGCTTTTTGCCGAGGGGGGTGACAGTAGAGTCAAGCTTGCCTGTGGTGACCATCAGTCTATAATAGACTTTCCAAAACGGGCTGGTGAAATCTTCTACCGAATATAGACAATGCTTGTTTATTCTGTTCGGAATACATGAATGCGTGCGACTCCACATCAAAGATTGCTAACGATCTGATACAGGCAGTCAGCCATCTCCCAAATGAGCATAAATGTTACCAGTCAAAAATTTACGTTAAGGCATCCTTGTTTATCTGCATGTGCCTTTCCCTGTTGCCCGTAAATCACTGCTAATTAGAAAGTATGTTTGACAGAAACCTACAAATCCATACTTTCCAAGACAGTAAGCTCTAATCCATTGAAGTGTTGTTCACCTGGCATGGCCTCCATTGTGCGACCTTTTTTTACTTGCTCAACTAAAATTCCAGCTGCTACCGTCTAAAGTTTGGTTGGCACCACTGAGCATGGATGCAGGACTTCACTCACAGCTAAAGGCGCATTGATGTTCATCCAACACCCTAGCTTAACCAAACTCAGCCTGTAAGTTCCCATCCCAgcaccttcatctctccagTTGGCATCCTCTATTGCCGATCCATTGCGCGGCTCGTGCGCCGATTGTTCTTCTGCGCGACAGACAGATAACGTTACAGATGAGTCTGAAACTCGAACAGAAGCAAGCTGTATAGAAGCTGCCTTGGGACTACAAGAACGAGAAGGTAAGAGGAGTAGTTCACACTTATTCTCGTCTCCTACTTCAAGAGTCAACAATGCTCCATTTATTCCTTCAAACAGTGACAACTGACGATACTCTTctatcttctccatcaggGAGTTCTGGGTTTTAGTGCTCACTATGATAAGCGTGGGCCGCACTTGCTCTATGACTAAAAGATAGATTAATATCTTAAAAAATATCGCCATGTCATCTTACAAGAAGCTTACCAAGACAAGCCAGATCCCAATTCAACGTGTCCTTCGTGTCTTCCAGAACCTgtatcttcctctcctctgGGTCGTACCATGCTGCAGCAAGATTGCCCGTGAATGGCGCATGCAATGAAAGCGTCTACAGGTCGAAAAACGAAGCCTCAGCATGGCAAAACAAGCGGTGGGGTGCTGCGCCGCTTACCCTCTGTTCCTTGATCTCACCTTCCAATATGACATCGCCTCTTTGTCCGGtattcttctcttcaatctGTGATCCTCGTGTCAGGATTCGTTGCGACTCGCATTGTGGCTGCTCTGGCCGGCTTGCCAGAGACGGTGCTGTTGGTTGTTGTCTTGCGCCtcgcctctccttcccctttgGTCGTTTGACTATTTCTTCTGAACTTGATTTGCCAATGCTTATAGCAGGAGTAGCTTGTCTTTTGCGGTTCCCATGCATGATAATGATTGAAGCGTACGAGTAGTTGTTGGAAACAAATGGAGattgaaggaaggaaggaaggaaggagggaaggaagaactGAAGTAAGAAAAATACAACAGGCAACAACTGAACGAAGGATAATTTCTATATAATTCAGTCGCGTCAACCGAGCGGGCAAAAGGCCTGTGCGAAGGTTCCGCCACGGACATAATATAGGACATAGTCAATTACGCCTTGCACGTAAAAACAGAGCCGATGAAGGTGCATGCTATTTTTTCAGCTTCCTTGCCCAGACCCTGCGTTAATGAATTTAATACCATACAATCCTTATATCCTGCGCACTGCCCTTTCAACCCAAACTCCTACCGAATCTTCTTGCGTAAGTCACCACATGTCAATCCAGCTGTTCAAAGCCGATGTCTGTTATACAATGTTTTTATATGAAAGAACCCCTAAGATGAATTGAAAAAGTGGAAGCAGGAACAGACGGCGAAACGGCGAGTGGAAAGCGAGGTCTATTAGGCTGGGTCGGTTTGGTTGAGGACCACGAGACCTTCCCTATTTTCGTCTTGAGATATTGCGACACCCTTGGCGGCAGTAGCAAAGGAAGACATAACAGCAGTTGACAATGGGGGCATATCCTCGATGCCGGGTGGGGGTTTGAAATCTACAGGCCCAGCGCCATCTTTTAAAGGGACAGGATCAGCACCATTTGGCACAGGCACTCCGTTAGGAAGTTGTTGTTGGGGTTCAAAGTTGTTAATTAATGTTTGCTCAGACCTGATACAGTGTCAGCTCACAAGACCTCGCCCCACAAGATTACTGACTTGGTGCGTTTACTTGGACCTTGCCCTTCCGAGCCATCGTTCATCCCAGCATCTCCAGAGCCCTATAGTCACGATATTCAATAAAGACACTAATTGTAATGGGTCTTAATACTTACGTTTTGTTGCTGTCgctttgtcttcttcttcgacttgGGCATCCCGTCAGGAAAAACATAAGAGGGTAGTTCGGATCTTTGAATGTGTAAGTGCTACATTATATCATTATGACACACCTCTTTGCAGGCCTGAGAATGACGCTCATCTCCATTTCATTGTATTTATCCCAGTTTTGACACACAGCGCAGAACTTCTTGCTGGGATAGAAGAGGTTCAGCACACGTCCACCAGTCTCTTCTGTCATGAAATGATCAATATACTTCTTTGTCCATATTATTGTCACTCACTAGATTTCTTCTCAATTTCCAATCCAATGAAGAAACTTTTGGTGTAGATCTTCCTATGCTCCCTGTTCttcacatcttcttctgttctGTCGATCATCTCAGCTGTCAGTTCACCTTGACTCGCCGCAgcctgctcctcttctgtcaAACAGTAAAATACACGATTTACGCCGCCAACTTGAGGGTGTGCCGTAATGATGCAGTCGGTATTTTCCAAGTCTCCTACCAGCGTTCGTATTCTAGACTCGACCATACCGCTCCTGATAGATTGTTAGCTCAAACAAGTATTGATTGAACATACCAATCCTTGATGCCATCCGATGTGGACGCAGAGGCGACGACCTGAACATAAGTTTTGTACATGCTGAAAAAGTCAACCTTCTCGAACAACGGTATCCATGAGCTATCAGGAGTTTTCAAAATCTCATCCGTTATTTGCATTGCTCGCAGCATTTCCTTTCGAATGATGGACATAGTAGAACTAGTAATATTGTGGGTAGAGCACATTGAGGGATAAGCAGGGGTGATAACCGGCATACGATGCGCTTGGTCTCGTCGATCAAGCTATGGGTGTGAGCCACTGTGCAAGTTTTGTTCAACGTACCTTGGGGTTCCACACAGAATGCTGCATGTTGGGAGGTCCGTtatcaatcttcttcaacagcaCAGGCTGGGGCCAGCTCCATTGGTAATAAATAGGGAAAAACTTGCCAACAATAGTTGCTGGTGCAGCGGCAGGATACAGTTGACATATTCGAGCGGTAAGAAGCGCCCATGCTACGCCACCCGGGAAACCCAGCACGTTGGAGTAAATACCTCGACGCTTTGCCCATAATCTTATTGTCCTCAAAGCTGTACGGAAGGTTGCAACGTCTGGAACGAGGTTGAGAATCATATCCGTGACTCGGGGACCTGCTATTGTCAGCTGAAGCCTGGCCGTCCGACTCACCGTTCAAACTTCTCTGTGATGCATCATCCACTCCTCGAAGAATTTCATCCTTTTCGATATCCAACGAATCTCCCGCCTCTGGCAAATTGACACGTGCGAAAAGCAGATCAACTTCTACTCCAGAGATAACAGTCTTCATAACTGGCACAAAAGCAGACTCGACCGCCTACTTCATCCTCAGCATGGTTCTAGGATATTAGTAACGAGCTCACAGAAATTTCAGTCACTGCTGGCCAAGCACGTAGCATATCTTGAAATTCACCAAAGAAATGCTCTCTATAGATATGCCGCGGGCAGACACAAATAGTATCAATATCTGATCCGGGGCCGTGAACACCGAGACTATGTACTAAGTTAGCCATTGAACTCGATACATAGAATTTACCCACCGATAGGAACCCGAAGTATAGATTCGTCCACCTGCTTCTGAAGCTATTTTTTCTGACATGCCGAGTTTTATAGACACATCATGGACAAATTTAGCAACCAGCTGGGCGATATTTGAAAGCAGTCGTTCTCTGCGTCCGAATAAGCCTGTATCTTCGTTTTTCCAGCTCAATGTAACATACCGGACCTTCCTCTCCTGATCGGATTCGAATTGATTGAGGGCTACAAGGTCTGCCATCAAAGCTTCACTAGACTTGATGTCATTGGGCTTTGGAGGATCAGTCGTAATGGGAGGTGTAACGCCCAGGAACTTGACAGGCGGGTTACTGTTGTTCACATCGTCAGTTTACACCAGGAATTGCCTCTTCCAGACGGAATGACCAGCAATAGCACGCACGAAGTCATTGAGGTTGACAGATAGGAAGAATAATTTGCGGCGTGGAGTAAGACAGTCGAAATAAGTTCGGTAATTGCAAGAGCCCTGTCGTGAAATAATTCGTATTCGGTGCTCAAGTCCTTCGCAGCTGTTTCAATTAGGCGCTGTACATCAATTGCTGATCCTTGATTATGAAGAAATGTATGGATCAAGAAGCAACCAGAGATACGATACGTAAAGCACAAAGAACACAGGCTCTAAGCTATTGTGCATGTATCGCCGGTGGCAGGCGGAGTTACCTGATGTGGCACTGATTTCGCGCAGACGGTCATTTTTTATTGCCCATGCGTTTGGGTGATTTTGCGCCGCTTGTACGTATTCTTCAAAGAAACTATGGCAAAAAGCGTTCGGTCAGGTATATGTTTACATCAAGACAAGGTCGCGGTTTTCCACAGGGTCGCTACGTCGCTTGATGAGCTCTGGAAACAAATACAGGAGGCATGGCATGAGATCGACCTGGGGCAGGTGAGGGATCTCATAGATGAGATGGAACAGAGGCGTGTAGCAGTTTGGAAGGCGAAAGGGAAGTCTACCAAGTACTAAATTATTGTAAATTATGCATAGAATCTGTTTATGTACTTGGTTTGCCCGAAAACATGCATTGTAAAATGATACATGCAATCGATGTTGTTTGTATAGGTAGAAAAACGGGATCAAATGGGAGGGGGTACATTCTTTTCCGTAGGTACCAGTATTGTACTTCTCTACAACATTTCCTACACAATTCTAAGGGAATTTGACTAATCCCTCAAAGTGACAAGTATTTTTATCAGTTTTTGATTTGGTAGATGATTACTTCGTCGATGACATCGACTTGTATTATtgttgctcttcttccgtttCCTCATCCAGATGTGGAACTCTCGAGCGCCAGTAGTAATAAGGCAAGGTCCATCTCCCACGTCTTAACCGCCTTGATTTTTCGGATCACTACATAGATTTGTCAAACACTATCGTTACCTATCTTCCAGCACTTACGCTTGAAACCAATATAAGCAAAGACATAGATCGGGATACCGATGTAATTGGTGATGAATGACTTGTAGTCCCAAGGCATAAAGCCGTCAAAGCccttgaagaagcaaaCGAGATAGGTAAGAAATAAGGAGCGTAGGTGAACTATGGCTGAAAGGGGGACTTGTAAGGAAGAGAGTCTCGTGATGAGATGCTTTGAGCTTTCATTCCGGCAGGAAGAGGCAATGTGGGACGAGATACAAGAGGACGGAGATCTAAAACACGTCAATCTCGTATCTTTCCATGCTATCTAGCCATTCTTACCCAAGTAAGTCCACCAAAGATTGTGACAGAGTTGACAAAGTAATTGAATACAGAAAGCGCATCTCTGCTGCTAGCAACAAGGTACTACGCCAGACCCATGATGAACATGGCGGTAAACATCCTCGACGAGCTTTATGGTATAagtctttccctttcaagACGAGCAATGGGTAGAATTGATTGTACGGCCCAGAGTTAAGGAAGGTCGATGGACTCTATGTCATTGAACATGACGGGCACGCAGTTTGTGAAAGAATGCGCCTGACAGCAGCACATCAATGACCCGCATCtcgcagaagaaggaacatGGTACCGTCCTTCTGTCCGACCAAGACTTCAACAGCGATGGCCCCACATCGCTGAAAAATAACAAGAAGTCTAGCTTCAAACGAGCCGCCGTACATATATGTAAAGTGCATTATAATAAATGCATCATCATAATACCACACACTCGAACGGACACGTCCATTTTCATTAATAACAAAACACCTAAAACTGAACGTACTTCCCAAAATTAACTTGGTGCAATTGAATTGTTCTCTGGAACCAGGGACCCGGGACAAGGCGAGCCGCGGGGACATGTCCTCATAGTGGGGGTCGCCGATTTTTTTCAAATGTCCCCAGGAAGCGTTCCAGTAAACTAGAATTTATACGACCTGTTGCATGTTGCATCAGTTCCAGTAAACTACAGATTACTGGAGCTTTGCTCAACCTGTCCCGGGTTAATATCTGTCGTAATGGAAATACGGCCTCATTAGTCTCGGCGTCAGCCCACGCATCCAATGTCATTACAGTAACCTCATCCATGATACTTTCTAACATATTAGAACAACATTGCTCATATTATCCATCGTTCAACTTTTTTTGACTGCCACCACCTTGCACAATGCCAGCTACCAGACGCACAAAGGGGCTTGACGCATTCCAACCTGCTGACACTCTCGATCCTCGCACGGCTCACACGATGCAAGATATCGCTGCTCTTCGCAAAAGTAATTTGACATTGAAAACAGCACGACAATATGCAACCAAAAATAAGCAATGGTATGCGTACTGTGCCCACATGAATTTTCTTACAAAGTGAGCCGCCATCTCCCAAAGATGTATGTGTACTAGTTGTTGGCTGACGTGTTGCTCTTCAACCTGAAGAGATACTGTAACTCCGGCAAACGCAGCGTCGTATCTGTACAATTGGGTACTTAAACTTCCTCCTGACCATCACCGTAAATGATTTCCCCACAGGCTTTGTAGAGCATACGTTGATATACTTCGCAGGTAAGAAGCAGGCGCACATCCTTGTAAGAGAAGCCCAAGGTGGGCAAGTGCCACAAACTGT harbors:
- a CDS encoding hypothetical protein (Match to ESTs gb|CF191423.1|CF191423, gb|CF190367.1|CF190367; HMMPfam hit to PAP_RNA-bind, Poly(A) polymerase predicted RNA binding domain, score: 123.2, E(): 6e-34; HMMPfam hit to PAP_central, Poly(A) polymerase central domain, score: 291.7, E(): 1.1e-84), whose product is MTSNPPVKFLGVTPPITTDPPKPNDIKSSEALMADLVALNQFESDQERKVRERLLSNIAQLVAKFVHDVSIKLGMSEKIASEAGGRIYTSGSYRLGVHGPGSDIDTICVCPRHIYREHFFGEFQDMLRAWPAVTEISAVESAFVPVMKTVISGVEVDLLFARVNLPEAGDSLDIEKDEILRGVDDASQRSLNAGPRVTDMILNLVPDVATFRTALRTIRLWAKRRGIYSNVLGFPGGVAWALLTARICQLYPAAAPATIVGKFFPIYYQWSWPQPVLLKKIDNGPPNMQHSVWNPKLDRRDQAHRMPVITPAYPSMCSTHNITSSTMSIIRKEMLRAMQITDEILKTPDSSWIPLFEKVDFFSMYKTYVQVVASASTSDGIKDWSGMVESRIRTLVGDLENTDCIITAHPQVGGVNRVFYCLTEEEQAAASQGELTAEMIDRTEEDVKNREHRKIYTKSFFIGLEIEKKSKETGGRVLNLFYPSKKFCAVCQNWDKYNEMEMSVILRPAKRSELPSYVFPDGMPKSKKKTKRQQQNGSGDAGMNDGSEGQGPSKRTKSEQTLINNFEPQQQLPNGVPVPNGADPVPLKDGAGPVDFKPPPGIEDMPPLSTAVMSSFATAAKGVAISQDENREGLVVLNQTDPA
- a CDS encoding hypothetical protein (HMMPfam hit to MutS_III, MutS domain III, score: 56.9, E(): 5.4e-14; HMMPfam hit to MutS_V, MutS domain V, score: 129.0, E(): 1.1e-35), translated to MHGNRKRQATPAISIGKSSSEEIVKRPKGKERRGARQQPTAPSLASRPEQPQCESQRILTRGSQIEEKNTGQRGDVILEGEIKEQRTLSLHAPFTGNLAAAWYDPEERKIQVLEDTKDTLNWDLACLVIEQVRPTLIIVSTKTQNSLMEKIEEYRDENKCELLLLPSRSCSPKAASIQLASVRVSDSSVTLSVCRAEEQSAHEPRNGSAIEDANWRDEGAGMGTYRLSLVKLGCWMNINAPLATVAAGILVEQVKKGRTMEAMPGEQHFNGLELTVLESMDLERHMQINKDALTSLAIFDVESHAFMYSEQNKQALSIFGKLDSTVTPLGKKLLHTWHLRPLLDLSEISARHDAVEFFSSAENAPIMTSLRKTMKGVRNVPAHCTKLQTGRGSYVEWKCLVDALTAALEIRNFMCGIATPVPLPIAEKIRETVRDNLIIFCQDMNAVIDWDASRLESRVAVRPGVDDELDSWREIYAGLDVTLNQVALMIYSQVPPGISSSVNVVYLPQLGYLAVIQADADEPPEIPGWESRFHTEDRYYYKTVEMEDLDDHFGDLYTLMIGKEIEIIQRLVEHLKGYETSILRTVDTIAELDCILALARAARDFGLKRPIMTEEPVLQIRGGRHILYESLVPRYIENDTMIASGGVNGLASMMIITGANGSGKSAYGKQVALMAFMAQIGSFVPADGARIGICDKIFTRLQTRESTSRHASAFMIDLGQVSQALRGATRHSLIIMDEFGKGTHPADGAGLLAGTVEYLLQGVCPRSIVMTHFHELFANHFITEDRLPVRFCHMKTLLTNDSDDIHYLYKLVPSLSLTSNAAECALRHGIPKNIVDRAQEVTKCVSKFEISKLLDATLTMENIREIKAAEELAKRFLAWDIDPDSEDVIDVLQKMIEATDIFLEDDSSVSAEGTTANRENATISDEEGSIDSSEEID